One region of Wyeomyia smithii strain HCP4-BCI-WySm-NY-G18 chromosome 3, ASM2978416v1, whole genome shotgun sequence genomic DNA includes:
- the LOC129728659 gene encoding uncharacterized protein LOC129728659 yields the protein MAAWVVDEMKNYPVTHGMSVKNSVELVDYLKDVEIRRGEALVSFDVTALFPSVPVTDALNSLRRHLERKKAPPNHIEAYLLITETCMNQNFFSFRGRFYRQVFGLSMGNKLSPLLADLFMSDFEVALSTEKYFPRLWKRYVDDIFAVVKERYLIQTLELLNSRHRTIKFTVEKETDGSLPFLDLTIKRNGDNTLKFSIYRKPTATDRYITSDSNHYGAQKQAAFHSMAHRLYNIPMDREDFETERNRIHKAAELNGYDKDFVNKILRKHQRKKHRLNCTTLKPEKEEQHRISLPFYPKITNPVQSVLQKHDFYAVYKSENTLKDLLCNSKDKVPPDEKSGVYQIPCKNCSAVYIGQTRRKLKVRLREHKNAVDNDRANESSVAAHTISQNHAIDWENAKLLKNVRKTSNLNAWESMYITTADNPLMNEDDPPILSSLFHLTKL from the coding sequence ATGGCTGCATGGGTGGTggacgaaatgaaaaattaccCCGTAACACATGGTATGAGCGTTAAAAACTCCGTAGAACTGGTGGATTATCTAAAAGATGTAGAGATAAGAAGAGGTGAAGCTCTAGTTTCATTTGATGTCACTGCTCTGTTCCCCAGCGTTCCAGTGACTGATGCATTGAACAGCTTGCGCAGACACCTAGAACGCAAGAAAGCACCACCCAATCACATCGAAGCATATTTGCTGATTACCGAAACCTGTATGAACCAAAACTTCTTTTCGTTCAGGGGGAGGTTTTACAGGCAAGTATTTGGGCTCAGTATGGGCAACAAGTTATCCCCACTTTTGGCAGACCTTTTTATGAGTGACTTTGAGGTGGCACTATCGACCGAGAAATACTTCCCTCGATTGTGGAAACGCTATGTGGACGATATTTTTGCAGTCGTGAAAGAACGCTATCTTATACAAACACTCGAGTTGTTGAACTCCCGTCACAGAACGATAAAGTTTACGGTAGAGAAAGAAACCGATGGGTCACTGCCATTCTTGGATCTGACGATAAAGAGAAACGGAGATAACACACTGAAGTTCTCAATATACCGAAAACCAACAGCCACAGACAGATACATAACATCCGACTCTAACCATTACGGCGCCCAGAAGCAAGCAGCATTCCATTCTATGGCACACCGCCTATACAACATACCGATGGACAGAGAAGATTTTGAAACCGAGAGAAACAGGATACATAAAGCTGCTGAGTTGAATGGGTATGACAAAGACTttgtaaacaaaattctccGAAAACATCAACGGAAAAAACACAGGCTAAATTGCACAacactaaaaccggaaaaagaagAACAGCATAGAATCAGTCTTCCATTTTACCCAAAAATAACCAATCCCGTCCAATCCGTACTACAGAAACATGATTTCTATGCTGTTTACAAAAGTGAAAACACCTTGAAAGATCTGTTGTGCAATTCAAAAGACAAAGTACCCCCGGATGAAAAATCAGGTGTCTACCAAATCCCCTGCAAAAACTGCTCCgcggtttacattggccaaacacgaCGGAAATTAAAAGTGCGACTGCGAGAGCATAAGAATGCAGTTGACAACGATCGGGCTAATGAATCGAGCGTGGCAGCACACACCATATCCCAAAACCATGCCATCGACtgggaaaatgcaaaattattaaaaaatgtacgaaaaacatCGAACCTAAACGCATGGGAATCAATGTACATCACCACCGCCGACAATCCATTAATGAATGAGGATGATCCCCCAATACTCTCTTCGCTCTTCCACCTGACAAAGCTGTAA
- the LOC129728660 gene encoding uncharacterized protein LOC129728660 — translation MCRTSRNLRWHVIATKRRHRKKLLALSQTQAPRKAKRSPQHIDNFVVNLSSTQLTQPELELLNKGLNFAVSPSCPPVADTVNNIESAIQYNSFASKSAIRHDVERCMSNVTRAQKDDKQLSFDAWCTIRQLKARDVVYSRADKGNAVVIMDKQDYDARVLDMIAAGPYEEYKFKNGKPKDPLNTMTEEANTVRQKVARLMGEDKLERKFHVPNPKVASLYCLPKIHKSPLAMRPISSNICTPTEKMAAWVVDEMKNYPVTHGMSVKNSVELVDYLKDVEIRRGEALVSFDVTALFPSVPVTDALNSLRRHLERKKAPPNHIEAYLLITETCMNQNFFSFRGRFYRQVFGLSMGNKLSPLLADLFMSDFEVALSTEKYFPRVWKRYVDDIFAVVKERYLIQTLELLNSRHRTIKFTVEKETDGSLPFLDLTIKRNGDNTLKFSIYRKPTDTDRYITSDSNHYGAQKQAAFHSMAHRLYNIPMDRKDFETERNRIHKAAELNGYDKDFVNKILRKHQRKKHRLNCTTLKPEKEEQHRISLPFYPKITNPVQSVLQKHDFYAVYKSENTLKDLLCNSKDKVPPDEKSGVYQIPCKNCSAVYIGQTRRKLKVRLREHKNAVDNDRANESSVAAHTISQNHAIDWENAKLLKNVRKTSNLNAWESMYITTADNPLMNEDDPPILSSLFHLTKL, via the coding sequence ATGTGTAGAACAAGTCGCAATCTCCGTTGGCACGTCATAGCTACAAAAAGAAGACACCGTAAAAAATTGTTGGCCCTCTCACAAACGCAAGCACCAAGAAAAGCAAAGCGATCTCCACAACACATCGATAATTTTGTCGTCAATTTATCGTCCACCCAACTCACACAGCCGGAGTTGGAGTTGTTGAACAAgggattgaattttgctgtttcCCCTTCGTGCCCCCCTGTTGCCGATACAGTAAACAATATTGAAAGTGCCATTCAGTACAACAGTTTCGCATCTAAATCAGCAATTCGTCATGATGTTGAACGTTGTATGTCGAATGTAACACGCGCACAGAAGGACGATAAACAGCTGAGTTTTGATGCGTGGTGTACAATACGCCAGCTTAAGGCCCGTGATGTTGTATACTCTCGTGCGGATAAGGGGAATGCAGTGGTGATCATGGATAAACAAGATTACGATGCTCGTGTTTTAGATATGATCGCTGCTGGCCCGTACGAAGAGTACAAGTTTAAAAACGGGAAACCCAAAGATCCACTCAATACAATGACAGAAGAAGCTAACACTGTTCGGCAAAAGGTTGCGCGTCTGATGGGAGAGGATAAATTAGAACGTAAGTTTCATGTCCCCAACCCGAAAGTTGCGTCCTTGTATTGCCTGCCAAAAATCCATAAAAGTCCACTGGCGATGCGTCCTATATCGTCAAACATTTGCACACCGACGGAAAAAATGGCTGCATGGGTGGTggacgaaatgaaaaattaccCCGTAACACATGGTATGAGCGTTAAAAACTCCGTAGAACTGGTGGATTATCTAAAAGATGTAGAGATAAGAAGAGGTGAAGCTCTAGTTTCATTTGATGTCACTGCTCTGTTCCCCAGCGTTCCAGTGACTGATGCATTGAACAGCTTGCGCAGACACCTAGAACGCAAGAAAGCACCACCCAATCACATCGAAGCATATTTGCTGATTACCGAAACCTGTATGAACCAAAACTTCTTTTCGTTCAGGGGGAGGTTTTACAGGCAAGTATTTGGGCTCAGTATGGGCAACAAGTTATCCCCACTTTTGGCAGACCTTTTTATGAGTGACTTTGAGGTGGCACTATCGACCGAGAAATACTTCCCTCGAGTGTGGAAACGCTATGTGGACGATATTTTTGCAGTCGTGAAAGAACGCTATCTTATACAAACACTCGAGTTGTTGAACTCCCGTCACAGAACGATAAAGTTTACGGTAGAGAAAGAAACCGATGGGTCACTGCCATTCTTGGATCTGACGATAAAGAGAAACGGAGATAACACACTGAAGTTCTCAATATACCGAAAACCAACAGACACAGACAGATACATAACATCCGACTCTAACCATTACGGCGCCCAGAAGCAAGCAGCATTCCATTCTATGGCACACCGCCTATACAACATACCGATGGACAGAAAAGATTTTGAAACCGAGAGAAACAGGATACATAAAGCTGCTGAGTTGAATGGGTATGACAAAGACTttgtaaacaaaattctccGAAAACATCAACGGAAAAAACACAGGCTAAATTGCACAacactaaaaccggaaaaagaagAACAGCATAGAATCAGTCTTCCATTTTACCCAAAAATAACCAATCCCGTCCAATCCGTACTACAGAAACATGATTTCTATGCTGTTTACAAAAGTGAAAACACCTTGAAAGATCTGTTGTGCAATTCAAAAGACAAAGTACCCCCGGATGAAAAATCAGGTGTCTACCAAATCCCCTGCAAAAACTGCTCCgcggtttacattggccaaacacgaCGGAAATTAAAAGTGCGACTGCGAGAGCATAAGAATGCAGTTGACAACGATCGGGCTAATGAATCGAGCGTGGCAGCACACACCATATCCCAAAACCATGCCATCGACtgggaaaatgcaaaattattaaaaaatgtacgaaaaacatCGAACCTAAACGCATGGGAATCAATGTACATCACCACCGCCGACAATCCATTAATGAATGAGGATGATCCCCCAATACTCTCTTCGCTCTTCCACCTGACAAAGCTGTAA